A window of the Vanessa cardui chromosome 12, ilVanCard2.1, whole genome shotgun sequence genome harbors these coding sequences:
- the LOC124534477 gene encoding nuclear protein 1: MSEAFFDEYDYYNFDHDKHIFSGHSGKQRTKKEVNEHTNHFDPSGHSRKIVTKLINTENNKKVNKH, encoded by the coding sequence ATGTCTGAGGCTTTCTTTGATGAATACGATTACTACAACTTCGACCACGACAAGCACATTTTCTCCGGACACAGCGGCAAACAGCGCACAAAGAAGGAAGTAAACGAGCACACAAACCACTTCGATCCTTCTGGACATTCGAGAAAGATCGTTACGAAGTTGATCAATACGgagaacaataaaaaagtaaataaacattaa